Genomic DNA from Plasmodium relictum strain SGS1 genome assembly, contig: PRELSG_00_v1_366, whole genome shotgun sequence:
AAATTTCTTCTAGATAGTAGTGTTAAACTATGGAAaggtataaataaaaagccTATAAATAAACATAGAGCTTCCATTAAAGTACAAAAATAAACTCGTTTTAGCCACGGATCACTTAGTGGAGAAATATTAACAGTATTATATCAAAAAGTAGATGAACTGTTACAATTCAATGTTATAAATAAAGtctataaagaaaaatggaCTTCCTCTATTGTAACGGTTAGGAAAAGGATATGCAATGAAAAATTGCCATAGACTATAGTTatctaaataaatttttgctagatgatttatatattatccCTCATACgaaacatatattttaaacatttaatgataataaatggttttcaaaaatatatctcAAAAGTGGTTTTTGAAGCATAACATTAGAAGAAAATAGAGGACAATATACAAGTTTCATAGTTCCCAGGCGTGgaacatttatatttaatgtatTATCATTTTGACTGAAAACAGGTCCTACATAATTTCAGGGACTAatgaaaaatgtttttatggAGTTAATTCAAGGATATTATGCAGTTGTATATATTGATGGCATCACCATTTTAATGAAAACGATAATTGAGCATTATAAGGTGTTACAAATAGTATTGttctattaatttaatattcaaatgctttgctagagtattaaataagcaaattaataaaaaacaaatataaatgaatataataatttaattggGTTTTATAACTTCTATTATATAgaagtaaaattttaaattaattaaatgtTTAAGTATTTAAGTGTATTAATATTAACACTTAATATGCAAAtaacatataataatattcgTACATATACATGAATATATTATGTTTAACGaaatattttctcttttaatatttcattgtATTTTCGGATAATTTTATTGATTTTCAGCAGTACTTTGTATTATTTTAGGTACTGCGtcctttattatttaaaatttttattatgcaTATTGTTCCTTCCTAAAttgtttaataaaagatCTTATTAATCTAttgtaatatataaaattagctTACTAGTTCAGAAAGTACAAGTAAGCTACGCAATGACACtagttaaaaagaaaaaagattaattttttttatttgtatgttttttaaTCCAGGAgagaataaatttttaattgaaatataaaaatgaatttatgaaaagtaactataagaaaattttttatttcttttaataaatgaaaagtaTAATTTTGATGCTGTATTcgatttatttattttgaaatGACAATGAATAACTTAGAAGTTAATTTGTTAATTGTCATAAATAGTTGTGTGCGTTTATAacttatttacaaagaataaatGCATTATTTTAacatagaaaaataaaaaaaaattaagttataacaaatagaaaaattaaattttaagttATTTCATTGTTACTTCAAAATATGTGAATCAAATATAACACCaaaattatactttttatttattaaaagaatttaaaattttttttatagttacTTTTCATAtatcaatttttatatttcaattaaaaatttattctcTCCtggattaaaaaatatacaaaaaaaaaaattaatcttttttctttttttttactactGTTATTATATAGCTAACTTGTACTTTCTCAACTAAGCTAACTTTATATGTTACAATATGTTAATAacttcttttattaatcatatttttatattttcttaacgtcataatttttaatataaatctCTAAATTATTCACTTgcattttaaattattatttatcttAAAGTCATATATATTGTTATTGAATTTGAGgtcaaaatatttaaatgcataattcaaaaaaaatactataatttaataaaaactttaattattttaaatattgttcttataaataaataatattagaaaaaaacatttttttttatcattttaacAGCAATggtctttttttattttattctttataagCATgcagaattttttttctatatttataaaaactaatattaaattgaagagaaaaaagaaaaaaaaagaaataaaaatagttaaaCAAAAACTATATagtttataaatatataaggagtattttaaaataactttaatttttttttttgttaaggAAAAATTACTGAACAGAAGTATATTTAtacttaataataatatctaaagcacttttttatatattttaattgtttttatttatcataataattaataataataatttatattttgtttcaAAAAGAAGAATCAATcccttataaaaataattatattgtttaaaattatattcataGGTATATCAGAGGTATTTTCATACtataagaaattattttttattttaattataattaaatatagaaCATAGTAATATTAGAACCAACATATTACTAAGAGTACCAACATTTCACTCTAGTATCAATATGGAAAGTTGTTCTACATGTTTACTTGGAAAAAAAggctatatttttaaaagaggGAGTTACCAAAATTATATTCTTTCCAAGCCTTTTACTATATATTTCCTCTCATTgtttattttctttcttcAAGTAAGATAAAATCAGTAAGTTGAAATAGAtatattcttcattttttttttaatatatactctaattaaaatttaaatcatttcggtatattttttaaaatatttaatttttaaatgactATATAGGATAAATTGAAACCCCAAAATAATATAACTTCGGAATTCCAATTAAAGTGTAACATTTCAAGAAGATTAGCTGAATCAGAaggaaatataaatgatCAAAATTTGGGTGAAACTATAAGCCATTTAGAACTTATGTCAATTTGGAATAATGATGAAGTATTTGAAGAACGTAAATTAAATGACACACTTATGAATTTACTTGAGCATCTGCATAAAGAAGCACCAACCTATAATATAGATGAACATGGGAAAAATGAATTATGGTCAAGTATTTTAAGGGATGTTAATAAATGCGTTGCTATTCTCAAGCATAACATTAGTACGAGATTAAACGATTTGGTTATAAGTGGATCATGCACACGTGAAGAAAGTAAAAAGTTTTTAGATTTTGCAGCTCATTTATGGGGTAATTTAAGATATACGACAGAAAGAGAATTTTGGAATAGACTTAATCGTTCACGTCGCAGTAATTCTGGTTTATTTTCCTGATTTTTTAATTGTCCATTAAATAGCTTTACTAAAGTATTGTCCAATAAAAGATGCTATTATCCTTTTATAATACATGATGTTAGTTTACTAGTGAGGAAAATACAAGGCAACTAAAAATGATATTagctataaaaaaaaaatatatatatattgctatattttttttttttatttatttttttttttttttttatattttggtTGTTTTGGAATCAGGAGGTCATTAgtttttaattgaaatataaaaattgatGTATGAAAAGTGCACTTTTTATGTTGTATTGAATTTGCAtaatttgaaataacattaaataacttagaatttaatttttgttatttctgtaacttaattttatgtatatatttttgatttattaattgcctgcttaatgactttgctagaatattaaacaaacaaattaataaagagcatttatAAAActaagttaaattttattacctcttttaataaaattgttaATTGTCATAgataagtttttatttacaaagaattacttatttttttaattaaaaacatacagacaaactataacaattaataaagtcaaaactttatattattcaatgttatttcaaaatatacattgattataacaaaaatattatcaattttatctcttatttttataaaagataaatatatttttatttactaaaaatttttctcaccaaaaaaaaaaaaaaatatttttttttttaaaatatttcaaaaacaaaataaacaaacacaaaaaaaaaatatatatatatatttttttttttttttttattagtatcAGTACATATTAGTTTGAACATACACACACACTAAACTAgattagtgtactacaaaaattataatattttttgttaatcagtcagtgcatgggtaacttgtatatacatatacagtaacctagcatattgtactgaaaaaggttaataatagcttttattaaccaatttttaattaaaataatatacttgttctttgtaaataaaaatacatttgtaaaagtaaatatataccTGTTAAGAAATGCAGAATTgcttaattcaaataaaatgttatatattataaatattattatatataataaaaataagaatatataaaaaaaatccaTATATTTAGTTGTAtgtactttttatttatttgtttttttaataccCTAACAAAATCATTGAGGagacaattaataaatcaattaaCAACAGAAGGGAATTCAAAACCAGCGCAAACAGAACCCCTTTTATTAGGTATTAGGTATAATAGGAAAAGAAAGAATTTtaatttgaaaatatttgTTGATGTTGTATTATTTGATCAATTTTACGTTTTCAAAATGAAGAACGACAACAAAATTAATAGAATCAAAATACTTGGAAAATTACTAGAATTTAATGATATATCATTAAAAGATTACTTTGAATGGTTCACAGtgtttaaaaacaaaataaaaatatagggATTTGTCAGAAAAGAAATGTGTATGATACTGGACTCCATGGTTTTTTCTATCTAAAAAATGGATTTAGGTAATTTTTCAATTAACGAAGAAATAACTAATATattagaattaaaaattgttCTGGTAAAATCCATATTTAGGAATAAAACCGaaagatataaaatattagcAAATATTCCTATTGATATACGAGAAAAAATTCCCATAAGCACCgttaattaatgaaaattttgagGATGTTATGGATTAACCAAGAGaagtaaaattaataaaaagaaatgaatcTAGAGCAAGAAGAACATAAGTAtataattgatttattaatttccaGCTCaatttgctagagtattgaataaacaaattaataaagagtatgtataaataaaaatacggatttttatatatttatacttattttactatatatataatagctttttataatgtataatatttatattatacattAAATTATTCTGTATTGCTTAACAGATATATgtttacatttaaaaatgagtttttatttacaaagaataagtatattcttttaattaaaaacacatAGACTAAATCTATAaccaataaaaaaaattaagctttagttcaatattatttcgaaatatacatattaaatataacataaacattatactttttcgtatattaagtttttatgtaaataaaaattaattctctttttaatttttaacatCCGttcaccaaaaaaaaaaaaaataattttatatatttttttttttaactagcatCGTGCATGGCTGATTTGTACATACATGACTAGTAAACTAACTTAATATACTACAAAAGactaataacaattttttttattaactgatttattaattggttaTTCAATGACTTGGGTAAAAGTGATGAATAtccaagttaataaagagtaAGTTTTAGGACTCCTTTATAATTTCGTATTATagattctatttttataatacaaaattaattaaatcaatttaagaaaataaaagcctataaaagttaaataaaataaaagaaatccactttttatccttttatttttcaatcTTTCTccataaaaattcatttccccccaaaaaaaaaaataaaaaaaataaaaaagaagatataatACAATCATAACcgaaacatataaaaaaatatagtaatgAAACACACTAAGTTGGTCAAGGTTCTAGTAACTTAACTCATTGCATGTAGTGTACTCCTAGATAAaggaataattatttaagttataaataattgtttATAACTATGAAATTAactacaaaaatatatataagttttattaaGATAAACCTCAGACTGTACATTAATTAAGGGCGATGAATTTATTCATTGACCACatgtttaatgactttgcttgaatattaaacaaataaattaataaagagcatgtataactaaacaaacatttttatatgtgcatacacttatttttattatatatataattgtttCTTATGATGAATAGTATTTAATTTGcattaaattatattgcatcttttaatttgatttaaaactgttataaatgagtttttatttacaaagaatcagtatattcttttaattaaaaacacacacacaatttataacaaataaaaaaagtctattcaattttatttcaatatatattttgaatacaacataaacattatactttttcattCCTTAAGTTTCTCCTCTaactaaaaattatttcttttttttattcgaATAAACGTCAACtgacaaaacaaaaaaataatttttaatttttttttttaaccaGCGTCAGTACATGACTGACTTATATTTTCGTGACTGGTAGCTCATTTTATTTtgcaaaaggttaataacaattttttattaatcaatataacaaaaaaatatagaaatcaTTTAATGTATTGATTTCATAGCAATAGGTTTGAAGGGCATTGTGGAATGaataaaatgttaaaaaaaattcagaaaCAGTTTGAACAGCCTTATATTAACAAAGAAATTGAAGATTATGTTTCGAATTGTTTAATATGTCAGATAATTCGTAATaaactatttaaataatattcaaAGTAGGCATTATCAAAGCCTAATATATTTGGCATGGTATCTTTAGATATTGTGGGTCTTTGAACTTGGAAAGGTTAAGAATAGTATATACAAGTAACAATTGACTATTATTCACTTTTTATTTGAACAAATGGGACTGATAAAACTTCTACGTCTAAGGATgcaataaatattataacaaATACATTGATCTCAATACTTGGATGCccaagaaatattttaatatatcaagTTTCATTTTATATGAATCGAGAATTTAaagattatattattaatgaatTACAGATAAAATTGTATCATACTAGTGCGTATTATCCACAAGAGAACggtataaatgaaaattctcATAAGAGTTTTGACTATTTACTTGAAACGTTATATGAGAAGGAATATTTGCCTTTTGAACAAATAGTTAGAAATGTCATTTTGATATATAATGACACCCCTCATAATTATATGGGAGAAACACTTTACTTTTCGGCATACACAATAGATTGTATATATCCAGGTTTTTCTAAAATAACGACAGAAACAACTAGGGAGATGAAGATCATTTATTAAAACGATCTATGGAAAAACACAAATGaagatttaattaaaataaaggaaaaacCTTTAATTAAGAATAAAGAGATTAAAGAGAGAGACATTATATCTTATGAATTACCCGAATATGAGAGAAACCAAATGAAACATTGTAGTGGAAATGAATAATtggttaaaaaaaattgatattaaccttttgtaaaataaaatgaaatacaagtcagaaaaatataagatagccatgcactgatgctagttaaaaaaaaaaatatatatatagctgcttttttttgtttattttatttatgtacatctttgtaattaaaaaaaaaaaaattaaaattattttttttttttgtgggTTGACGTATGTTCGAATTATAAAaggaattaattttttcttacgTAAAAACtcaatatatgaaaaagtataatatttatgttgTATTTAATgtgtatatttaaaataacattgaataaatcaaagtttaatttttgttatttattataaattttgtgtatttgttttcaattaaaaaaatatatttattctttgtaaataaaaacacatTTATAAAACTAAACATACATCTGTTGATCAATAcagaattatttaatttaaattaaatattatatattataagaagacatatatataataaaataagtatatatatatataaatccgtatatttagttatatgtgatctttattaatttgcttGTTCAATACTCTAACAAAGTCCTTGAGTAGgcatttaataaatcaataactAATTAATCATATACATATCTTTATGCATGcacttttttaatatccaACATGCactaataatttttgtatgcaatctttttcattatattaaaatttcaaaaaggtaaataaaattttttatttaaaagatgaTAACTCTTTTTATAACTTggaatttttctttttatttatgtaatcACTTTAGGTAAAAGGAAAGCTGtaaattacataaatattaaattaactTTTAGATTTTAGCAGAGACGCAAAAAGTGATATTTTCCAGTTATTATCatgtatttaaaataaatcacgttaaatttaataaatatcttTTGAATTGTTACCTTATAGTTTTATTAACAATAAATTTGAATTTATTTATCACTATATTAGATAATTATATCATTCAAtgattaatattatattcaaGATAATCTAAAAGGAAGGGATCAATATGCTTTATATTAGTATttctattataatttttcatctaatttcttttatatttacataacTTGTAAGACATATCACAAGTATTAAAatctttatcattattaataatgtgtttttcttttatccTATTTATCTTTTCTTATGTGTCTTTCCCTCGGTCTTTTTAATAAACAATTATCTTTTTAAGTAAGATCTTAAAAAAACTGAAGTACATGCAAGCAGttcaaaaaaattgaaaaatgtGTTGCTTCTTTTACTGTATCATGTGATATACCATTGTAAATCAATATATTCCAAACTATTTCTTTGAAAAAAGTTTCTTTTTCCTCAAAAATTCaactttcttttaatattttaaagcaCAAGGATAATTATGAATTGCAACATGCACAAAATATTCTTCTTTCTGTCAATAAATAGTACTGCTGATCTATTTATACTTCTAATAAGAAGGAATATAACATAGTCAAAATGTTAATTATGCATATATAGTATTTAAAGAAAACATGTAAATTGAAATGGATATACCAAAATACGTACAACGTACTACTACTTTTACATGtttgttaaaaaaagttataattaACTTTTTATAGAGTAACATTTAGTTGTTCATATGGAAAATAGAGGGTTCGCTATGCATTCactagtttaaaaaaaaaaaaatcatttcttttttcttgttggttaataaaagttattattagcctttttatattttaaatgtagCTGCTTCCATTTTAGTACACCATACTGGTGTACTAATTCCCATAAAAAGAGTACGGCTATTAAATATAGCTGCATGTATTTTAAGTGTACTATTTAATTACTTACTCTATATAATTATAGGCGTACAGAAAAGAGTTATATACTCATTAAGTTTTTCAAGCTaataaataaacataaaatatttaaaaagattaACTATTTTAAAGACTTATGCATATCTCAAATTAAAGATAAtgcttttttatatataaattttttatttttatttttgtgattacttttataattttaagaatatttattatagatTTCATTGTGCATACGATTCAATAGGGAATAATATACACAATAAAGTTATTATGATAGTAGTGTTcttgtatttaaaaatactGAAAGCATCTTTTGCATGcaataaaacatatatgaatataacaaaatattaaaagagaaaatttattaagaaaataattttttttctttttataggATATAAGCATTAAAAGTTAATAAAACGTTAATTAACCATTAAAGTTTTAGTGCTATATATCAAGAGTAATAAAACTTAATTAaggaaatataaatatttatacttactatttattaaattatttattcaaCACTTCAACAAATAATTAGAATagcaaattaaaaaatcacttgttaattttgttaaatttgtttatattcatttaaaaaaaaaaaataattattttttttttaatgaaagaTTTAATGAAATGTTTTTcttgtaaaatttttgttgccaaactaaattaatttttaaacaaTAAAGGATCAAATTCGAAATTTtcagaaatataaaaagtattttatttttattaatacataacttttacttattttttaaaagactgttaatgattataatttaaatttatttgtttactttaattatttattttatataatcaaCGATTTTAATGagattttaaatttttaataaaaataaaggtatgtatatattaaagtaaataattGTATCCATAACAATAATTTCTCACCTATGTAAAtcgtatatataaattttacgTATTATtagcataaatatatttttacataattaaaATCAGTAGAATTAACATTACATGTTATTTATAATACTTTAGTTAATTCTGTAGTAAAACCATTTAACgagtaattaataaatcacatatacaataaaaaaagaaactaaAAGAtagtacttttttttatacagtatgtacacaaaaaaaaaaaaatttttttttgggtaattaaatttttctaatagaattaatttttgaaatcatgaaaaattaaagttCGAAAGAAACTAAAaggaattttatttttatatgttttttaaaataatgataataactttaatttttttattttattttaaaaatttattttacatatagTCAATGGTTCTaacataaatttaaatttttaataaaaatagggATAAATTTTTACTAAAGTGAATGCTCTAAAACATTAAATGTTCAGTCATGTcaattatatgtataaattttacttgtagaataaatatattttttgaaaaattaaaattaatagataTCACTCTTTATGCTTTTTGTTAATTAGTTCAATATTATATCAAAGTCATTTagtcaattaataaataactaattttttttaaataacttatttatttttaaataatgacatttctttattaataatatatattttttgcatGTTTTGACGAACAAATgctgtatatttttaaactatattcttcattataaaaaaattatgattacATGCATTTTTTGAACAAATAAGTGAccaatttttaaattatattattgcaatgcaaataatttatattatttatataaattccTTGAAAAggattcattattttaatcatttttccttttatttaggtaaaataaaatttataattttggtaacatttagaaaattaaaattagtaAGAATATGTTAGCATATCTtctgaaaaatataaagtaaataattttttaagaatatgtATTAGTATCTAtaaaaaagggaaaaaaatattatattttacttggtatataagtttttatataataaaataaggaaaaaacAAAGGAGaactttaaatattatttaaataagtgttttttatttcaacAATATGacttattaaatttattataatttgtcACATAATTGtattaataaacaaaaataggcgattcatttttattcaaatGTTTGAACATGTTTTTGAGTATGAGaatcaaaatatttaattgaaaaatataattacatAACTTAAATTTAACTtgatatatgtaaatatttatGCCTAATTTTTGATACAAAAACATAACATTTtgacatttttttaatgaaagtCTAATCATTTAtctaattataataatttaacatATAAAACACGTTATACTAATACTTTTTCAAttctataaatataaaatgaaaaaatatgtatttttatttaaaaattaaattaaaacataattcatattatattaaaaatataattgaaTTCTATTATATCAAcagaaaattttctttatattttttttaatttatggaaaaaataactataataaattcaaataaaaaatgttatatattaatttttttttttattccttaCAATATATTATGTTAATTAGTGTTTGTATTTCACAAGAACAAGAAGGAAAccaatatttattttcagaAGAGTATATAATTGTTTgatattttcatttgaaaaagcatatattttaattaagtattatatattcacataaattttttatttatagaatATCTTCAAATGTTTATATAACAGAAAACTCTCCTAATACTGGAAATTTGATTGATAcaataaatatagaaaaagatgaaattCTTGATTTAGAAAACATACCTAGTCATTTTCCTATAGAAGAGTATATTATCTTTGGAATATTTTcacatatattattttttatattaatttaatgttttatgcttgtatatattttttttatttattttagaaaaaattcaGATTCTGATAATAAAgatgatttttttaatatgagTTTAGTTGACACAATAAATTTAGAGAAAAGTAAATcatatgatataaaaaatgttttagaTGAAGTACAATGCTCATTAATGGATTCTCTAATAGATCCTTTTTATCCATCTTTTAAAAggtatacatttttttatatattttagctTAATTCTTCGTTTTAACTGAGGGTTATATCTATGTGTAATATGACTTATTTTTAGTGAAAAATTACCTATTCATATCGAAACAGAGCCCTCCAGTTTAATGGAAACAAAAGATACAGAACATAAATATTCTGTtgaattagaaaataaattaggTGAAACTCCAAGTACATTACCAGATTCACAAACACAACCTTCCAATTTACCTCTTGAACagtatatactttttatatattttaacttaatttcttattttaattgaaggttatatgtatatataatatgatttatttttagtgAAAATTCCATCATTTATATTGAAACAGATCCACCTAGCATAAGTTTAATGGGCACAAAATATACAGAACATAAATATTATGTTGAATTGCAAGATACATTAGGTGAAATTCCAA
This window encodes:
- a CDS encoding fam-j protein, whose amino-acid sequence is MLISVCISQEQEGNQYLFSEEISSNVYITENSPNTGNLIDTINIEKDEILDLENIPSHFPIEEKNSDSDNKDDFFNMSLVDTINLEKSKSYDIKNVLDEVQCSLMDSLIDPFYPSFKSEKLPIHIETEPSSLMETKDTEHKYSVELENKLGETPSTLPDSQTQPSNLPLEHENSIIYIETDPPSISLMGTKYTEHKYYVELQDTLGEIPSTLPDSQTQSFNLLFEHDYAINVTHGKSFSVNNLMNTENVEQEDPVELQNILDEILNTLPDSLTEPIDLLSEHENSTIHAEAGPSNISLMGTENEKHNDSYNPQYIFNYSLVTPNYLKEEFLNLLLEDQCPSINYEDIFPTTSNLMIPENVEDEEYIKLQIIPVDFPIEKPATTINYNEDMSLLDEIEQIS